A single genomic interval of Lucilia cuprina isolate Lc7/37 chromosome 2, ASM2204524v1, whole genome shotgun sequence harbors:
- the LOC111674996 gene encoding peroxisomal acyl-coenzyme A oxidase 3, producing MAQSADTSFIPDLPKGPLCTYRKRVKFDWKRLRLIFEKEQALRIKYKVWKILENDPLFSQPIALLPTDEQKRICAMQMNRMAHLDLVPKEIEQRSFSEKTKYLMSINEALHTYNPSLSVKIALGVGLFNNAIRAMGTERHMKYYEAAWNREIVTCLAITEVSHGSNTKSIRTTATYDPETQEFIINTPDFEAAKCWVGNLGKTATVAMTFANLYTPDGVNQGLHGFLIPVRDPKTLQPYPGVLVGDIGEKIGLNGIDNGFVIFTNYRIPRENLLNRTGDVTPEGVYESVFTEPGKVLGAALESFSAGRIGIMQESVNTLSNAAVIAIRYAALRKQFGPEKTGPEMAIIEYQLHQWRIFPYLAAACVLKIAVIELTDQYLKIIEKSQADSNGFELLTQIVSEIHAIISSSKPMITWTARDAIQEAREACGGHGYLKASKLGDLRSDHDASCTYEGDNNVLGQQASNWLLRQWSGTIESPAGTANFLNNRESILKQTSEDVLKQHNIESMEFILSCYEWMLCHLLQTTSSRISADIDNGRHRFEARNNSQVYAAREMSIAYAEYYCLSRFVERFRRPDISGEYSKILKLVFDVYGLWCLDKHMTTFYVGGFAHGSRFADLIRSRLLQKCGELKDSAVSVADALAPPDFALNSVIAKSDGLLYENLQSEFMTNSGAFERPPWWRDVIIPQVKSKL from the exons ATGGCACAAAGTGCGGATACATCATTTATACCAGACCTACCGAAAGGACCATTGTGCACTTATCGCAAGCGGGTTAAGTTTGATTGGAAACGTTTAAGGCTGATATTTGAAAAGGAACAAGCTTTACGTATTAAG TACAAGGTTTGGAAGATATTAGAAAATGATCCTCTCTTCTCCCAGCCCATTGCACTCCTACCCACCGATGAGCAAAAACGTATTTGTGCCATGCAAATGAATCGTATGGCTCATTTGGATTTAGTTCCTAAAGAAATCGAACAACGTTCGTTTAGTGAAAAGACCAAATATTTGATGAGCATTAATGAGGCTTTACATACCTACAATCCCAGTTTGTCGGTGAAAATCGCTTTGGGCGTTGGTCTCTTCAATAATGCCATACGTGCCATGGGCACTGAAAGACATATGAAATATTATGAGGCTGCTTGGAATCGTGAAATTGTCACATGTTTAGCCATAACGGAGGTTTCACATGGCAGCAATACGAAAAGTATTCGTACGACCGCCACATATGATCCTGAAACACAGGAGTTTATTATCAATACACCAGATTTTGAGGCCGCCAAATGTTGGGTCGGTAACTTGGGTAAGACAGCCACAGTTGCCATGACATTTGCTAATCTATATACACCGGATGGTGTTAACCAAGGTCTACATGGTTTCCTTATACCCGTTAGAGATCCCAAAACATTACAGCCCTATCCGGGTGTTTTGGTTGGTGACATTGGTGAGAAGATCGGATTGAATGGCATTGACAATGGTTTCGTTATATTTACCAATTATCGTATACCTCGTGAGAATCTACTCAATCGTACGGGTGATGTTACACCTGAGGGTGTATACGAAAGTGTTTTCACCGAACCGGGCAAAGTATTGGGCGCCGCTTTAGAATCCTTCTCGGCTGGTCGTATTGGCATTATGCAAGAATCTGTGAATACTTTGTCAAATGCAGCTGTTATAGCGATACGTTATGCTGCCTTAAGAAAACAGTTTGGTCCGGAGAAAACCGGCCCCGAAATGGCTATAATCGAGTATCAGTTACAT CAATGGAGAATATTCCCTTATTTGGCGGCCGCATGTGTATTGAAGATCGCCGTAATTGAATTGACCGAtcagtatttaaaaattatcgaaaaatcTCAGGCTGATTCAAATGGTTTCGAATTATTG ACACAAATTGTATCTGAAATACATGCGATAATATCATCATCAAAACCAATGATAACATGGACGGCACGTGATGCCATTCAAGAGGCTAGAGAAGCATGTGGTGGTCATGGTTATCTCAAGGCATCCAAATTGGGAGATCTACGCAGTGATCATGATGCAAGTTGTACCTATGAAGGTGATAATAATGTATTGGGACAGCAGGCCTCTAACTGGTTATTAAGACAATGGAGTGGTACTATTGAAAGTCCTGCGGGTACggcaaactttttaaacaatcgGGAATCTATATTGAAACAAACCTCTGAAGATGTTTTAAAGCAACACAATATTGAAAGCATGGAAT ttattttaaGTTGTTACGAATGGATGTTGTGTCATTTGCTACAAACCACCTCATCTCGAATTTCCGCCGATATTGACAATGGTCGTCATCGTTTTGAGGCCCGCAATAACTCGCAAGTATATGCCGCTCGTGAAATGTCCATTGCTTATGCTGAGTATTACTGTTTGAGTCGTTTTGTTGAACGTTTCCGACGTCCTGATATTTCCGGAGaatatagtaaaattttaaaattggttttcgatgtctacggcttatggTGTTTGGACAAACACATGACTACTTTCTATGTGGGCGGTTTTGCTCATGGTTCTAGATTTGCAGACTTAATAAGAAGTCGCCTGCTGCAGAAATGTGGTGAATTAAAGGATTCTGCTGTCTCAGTGGCAGATGCTTTAGCTCCACCAGATTTTGCCCTCAATTCCGTTATTGCCAAGTCTGATGGTTTGTTGTATGAGAATTTGCAAAGTGAATTTATGACCAACTCGGGTGCATTTGAAAGACCACCATGGTGGCGTGATGTCATCATACCACAAGTAAAATCGAAACTATGA